In Aegilops tauschii subsp. strangulata cultivar AL8/78 chromosome 3, Aet v6.0, whole genome shotgun sequence, one genomic interval encodes:
- the LOC109756746 gene encoding uncharacterized protein, which yields MPSWNDEETSSEEECEIVSMDMGLMEPDTTVEPLFCGQLELAHPKCILHQLRPIKRVAFEGPVTGRRFYGCPVQENGVNCGVVEWVDGPWPTVLQRCLCKLWEMFHEQNFGRVQDKQKFEKELARLKSEHERELAKLRTENDKLCIEYTKLVDDVSKMFDWQDGRVDKKVYQKQVEEEELEKKKKELEEKAMLEVQMEKLKLAKEQRCILQSQADIIKNTRKAMKAVEVDRDVLKKEKAKLELVVAELLKEGYGSKEKLEQIKAILES from the exons ATGCCTTCCTGGAACGATGAGGAAACCAGCTCGGAGGAGGAGTGCGAGATTGTCAGCATGGACATGGGACTTATG GAACCAGACACCACTGTGGAGCCCCTTTTCTGTGGCCAACTTGAGCTTGCTCATCCCAAGTGCATTCTGCACCAACTGAGGCCTATTAAGCGTGTTGCTTTTGAAGGGCCTGTAACAGGAAGGCGTTTCTATGGCTGCCCAGTCCAG GAAAATGGTGTGAATTGTGGTGTTGTAGAGTGGGTTGATGGGCCTTGGCCAACTGTTCTTCAGAGATGTCTGTGCAAGCTATGGGAGATGTTCCATGAGCAGAACTTTGGAAGGGTACAGGACAAGCAGAAGTTTGAGAAGGAGTTGGCCAGGCTTAAGAGTGAACATGAAAGGGAGTTGGCCAAGCTTAGGACTGAAAATGACAAGCTTTGCATTGAGTACACCAAGCTTGTTGATGATGTATCCAAGATGTTTGATTGGCAGGATGGTAGGGTGGACAAGAAGGTGTACCAGAAACAAGTGGAGGAGGAAGAacttgagaagaagaagaaggagctaGAGGAGAAAGCTATGTTGGAGGTGCAGATGGAAAAGCTCAAACTTGCAAAAGAGCAGAGGTGCATTTTGCAGAGCCAAGCTGATATCATCAAGAACACCAGGAAGGCTATGAAGGCTGTTGAAGTTGATAGAGATGTTCTTAAGAAGGAGAAGGCAAAGCTTGAGCTTGTTGTTGCTGAGCTGCTGAAAGAAGGGTATGGCAGCAAGGAGAAGTTAGAGCAAATCAAGGCCATCCTTGAGTCTTGA